From a single Pantanalinema sp. genomic region:
- a CDS encoding (2Fe-2S)-binding protein: MTLSSNPFVPLPLVDDQATYRLSCTLNGKPVEATVHPLSTLLEVLREDLRYTGTKGACHEGECGSCTVLVDGVPMNSCLILAPQAQGAEIVTVEGLADGQTLDRVQEAFLACGAVQCGYCTPGLVISAKALLEKIPDPTPEEIRKGMEGNICRCTGYVKVVDAVVQAAKASAGGCHAE; the protein is encoded by the coding sequence ATGACGCTCTCGTCTAACCCGTTCGTTCCCTTGCCCCTGGTCGACGACCAGGCGACGTACCGCCTAAGCTGCACGCTCAACGGCAAGCCCGTCGAGGCGACGGTCCATCCCCTCTCGACCCTGCTGGAGGTGCTGCGCGAGGATCTGCGCTACACCGGCACCAAGGGCGCCTGTCACGAGGGCGAGTGCGGATCCTGCACGGTGCTGGTCGACGGGGTGCCCATGAACTCCTGCCTCATCCTGGCGCCCCAGGCCCAGGGGGCCGAGATCGTCACGGTCGAGGGTCTCGCCGACGGCCAGACGCTCGATCGGGTCCAGGAGGCCTTCCTCGCCTGCGGAGCGGTGCAGTGCGGCTACTGCACGCCGGGCCTGGTCATCTCGGCCAAGGCCCTGCTCGAGAAGATTCCCGACCCCACCCCCGAGGAGATCCGCAAGGGGATGGAGGGGAACATCTGCCGCTGCACCGGCTACGTGAAGGTCGTGGATGCGGTCGTGCAGGCCGCCAAGGCGAGCGCAGGAGGTTGCCATGCTGAGTAA
- the modA gene encoding molybdate ABC transporter substrate-binding protein, with the protein MLALLAPPASAADLTVAAAPSSREALLDLAGRFRQQTGHRVRFVVASSGKLFVQLRNGSPCALFFSADDVYPARLHALGLAEAPRPYAAGRLVLWASRASGLSVARGLAALGDLQGGKVAIANPELAPYGRAAEEALRAAGVYPAVSARLVLGENVAQAAHFAAVGAADAGVLPLSLALSPELEKRGRYALVPDAMHAPITASAAVVGAGPDRALARRFLAFCTSEGAKSVWRRHGLEPR; encoded by the coding sequence TTGCTAGCCCTGCTGGCCCCGCCCGCTTCGGCCGCGGACCTCACGGTCGCCGCCGCCCCCAGCTCGCGCGAGGCGCTTCTGGACCTGGCCGGGCGCTTCCGGCAGCAGACGGGGCACCGGGTGAGGTTCGTCGTTGCCTCGTCCGGCAAGCTCTTCGTCCAGCTTCGAAACGGCTCGCCCTGCGCTCTCTTCTTCTCGGCCGACGACGTCTACCCCGCGCGCCTTCACGCCCTGGGCCTCGCCGAGGCGCCGCGCCCCTACGCGGCAGGGCGGCTGGTCCTCTGGGCGAGCAGGGCCTCGGGCCTTTCGGTCGCGCGGGGCCTCGCCGCTCTCGGCGACTTGCAAGGGGGAAAGGTGGCGATCGCAAACCCCGAGCTCGCCCCGTACGGTCGCGCCGCCGAGGAGGCCCTGCGGGCGGCCGGAGTCTACCCGGCGGTCTCCGCACGGCTGGTGCTCGGCGAGAACGTCGCCCAGGCGGCCCACTTCGCGGCGGTCGGAGCGGCGGATGCCGGCGTGCTTCCTCTTTCCCTCGCCCTTTCCCCGGAGCTCGAGAAGCGCGGCCGGTACGCCCTCGTCCCTGACGCCATGCACGCCCCCATCACCGCGTCGGCCGCCGTCGTGGGCGCCGGGCCCGACCGGGCCCTCGCGCGCCGTTTTTTGGCCTTCTGCACCTCCGAGGGCGCCAAGAGCGTCTGGCGGCGCCACGGGCTCGAACCCAGGTGA
- the moaA gene encoding GTP 3',8-cyclase MoaA: MERLVDSYQRTITYLRLSLTDRCNLRCLYCMPAEGLDWIPSAAVMQDDEIVTLLRDVFLPLGVTKVRLTGGEPTLRKGLPALVERLAALPGLSDLSMTTNGIFLSKLAAPLASAGLKRINVSVDSLKPHRFSAITRGGDLSKVLAGVDAAIAAGIHPVKLNVVLIPGTNDDEVLDFAALTFERPVHVRFIEMMQVGDKAFFDEKGYVPIQEMIDLIAERHGIAPSDEAIAGNGPARVMRLAGAVGTLGFISPMSQNFCHTCNRLRLTADGQIKACLMRPEEQDLLGQLRAGTDPGVLRETVRAALGIKPLHHEWGADAPIVRTMSRIGG; encoded by the coding sequence ATGGAGCGGCTCGTCGACTCGTACCAGCGGACGATCACCTACCTGAGGCTCTCGCTGACCGACCGGTGCAACCTGCGGTGCCTTTACTGCATGCCCGCCGAGGGTCTGGACTGGATCCCTTCGGCCGCCGTGATGCAGGACGACGAGATCGTGACGCTCCTGCGCGACGTCTTTCTCCCCTTGGGCGTGACCAAGGTTCGGCTGACCGGGGGCGAGCCCACCCTGCGCAAGGGCCTTCCTGCGCTGGTCGAGCGTCTCGCGGCCCTGCCGGGCCTCTCGGACCTCTCCATGACGACCAACGGCATCTTCCTCTCGAAGCTCGCGGCGCCTTTGGCGAGCGCGGGGCTGAAGCGCATCAACGTGAGCGTGGACAGCCTGAAGCCCCATCGCTTTTCCGCCATCACCCGCGGGGGCGACCTTTCGAAGGTGCTCGCCGGGGTCGACGCGGCGATCGCGGCGGGGATCCATCCGGTCAAGCTCAACGTCGTGCTGATCCCGGGCACCAACGACGACGAGGTCCTGGACTTCGCGGCGCTCACCTTCGAGCGGCCGGTCCATGTGCGGTTCATCGAGATGATGCAGGTGGGCGACAAGGCCTTCTTCGATGAGAAGGGCTACGTGCCGATCCAGGAGATGATCGACCTGATCGCAGAGCGCCACGGGATCGCGCCGTCCGACGAGGCGATCGCGGGCAACGGCCCGGCCAGGGTGATGCGCCTGGCCGGCGCGGTGGGGACGCTGGGGTTCATCAGCCCCATGAGCCAGAACTTCTGCCATACGTGCAACCGCCTGCGCCTGACGGCCGATGGCCAGATCAAGGCATGCCTGATGCGCCCCGAGGAGCAGGATCTGCTCGGCCAGCTCCGCGCCGGGACCGACCCGGGCGTGCTGCGCGAGACCGTCCGTGCGGCGCTCGGGATCAAGCCCCTCCACCACGAGTGGGGCGCCGACGCGCCGATCGTGCGCACCATGTCCCGCATCGGGGGATAG
- a CDS encoding xanthine dehydrogenase family protein subunit M — MFYQPKTLEEALALKAEFGLGARFLAGGTDVVVQMKKGRLALERVIDLSRLRDLAEARLEDDVCYVGALCTHRALEAWPIPVLAAAARQVGGPQIRNRGTVGGNVGTASPAGDVSVALLALDATVDLAGVGGTRAMPLRDFFVGVGKTAIAPDELITGFRFRRPAKSGFYKNGKRHSVAISVVSAGACVWEDGSVALALGSVAATPLRLTGTEAFLRERGLGAEAIAEAGRLATEEVRPITDHRASADYRRAVSGVAVSRLLSQLQGGKHDALV; from the coding sequence ATGTTCTACCAACCAAAGACGCTCGAGGAAGCGCTCGCGCTCAAGGCTGAGTTCGGCCTCGGCGCGCGCTTCCTGGCAGGCGGGACCGACGTGGTGGTCCAGATGAAGAAGGGTCGCCTCGCGCTGGAGCGCGTGATCGACCTGAGCCGCCTGCGCGATCTGGCCGAGGCGCGCCTCGAGGACGACGTGTGCTACGTCGGCGCCCTCTGCACCCATCGCGCCCTCGAAGCGTGGCCCATCCCGGTTCTCGCCGCCGCGGCCCGCCAGGTGGGCGGCCCCCAGATCCGCAACCGCGGCACCGTGGGCGGCAACGTCGGCACGGCGAGCCCCGCGGGCGACGTGTCGGTCGCCCTCTTGGCCCTGGACGCCACGGTCGATCTGGCCGGCGTGGGCGGCACCCGGGCGATGCCCTTGCGCGACTTCTTCGTCGGGGTGGGCAAGACCGCCATCGCCCCCGACGAGCTCATCACGGGCTTCCGCTTCCGGCGCCCGGCCAAGAGCGGCTTCTACAAGAACGGCAAGCGCCACTCGGTGGCGATCTCGGTCGTCAGCGCCGGGGCCTGCGTCTGGGAGGACGGCTCGGTGGCCCTCGCCCTGGGCTCGGTGGCCGCCACCCCCCTGAGGCTGACGGGCACCGAGGCCTTCCTGCGCGAGCGCGGGCTGGGGGCTGAGGCCATTGCCGAGGCCGGCCGCCTCGCCACCGAGGAGGTCCGCCCCATCACCGACCACCGGGCCTCGGCCGACTATCGCCGTGCCGTCTCGGGCGTCGCCGTCAGTCGCCTGCTTTCGCAGCTCCAGGGAGGTAAGCATGACGCTCTCGTCTAA
- a CDS encoding ABC transporter ATP-binding protein, protein MEPLLRAAFTMRHPGFELAFELGLSAGITALMGPSGSGKTTAIRCLAGLARPEAGAIRWGDEVWLDAARGVFVPVEKRRIGFVFKDFALFPHMTVWENIRYGARGRGRGRDLLEMLRISHLADRRPAELSAGQQQRVAIARAIASEPRLLLMDEPFSSLDPPLKRHLLAEVSELVRRTGIPTLVVTHDLEEASALADEIAVLAGGRILQVGPVRTVMTAPQSPEVARLVGIRNCFEGGDGEPDWCVRSDRLVLSAPGDEGADRVLLTVQEVVLEAGGIRIQGRAAGFDRLEVRVPLSAIEGPGPAIGDTLGLRIPPEAIHRFARCRD, encoded by the coding sequence ATGGAGCCCCTCCTGAGGGCCGCCTTCACCATGCGCCATCCCGGTTTCGAGCTGGCGTTCGAGCTGGGGCTCTCGGCTGGGATCACGGCGCTGATGGGCCCCTCGGGCTCGGGCAAGACCACGGCTATCCGGTGCCTGGCCGGCCTCGCGCGTCCCGAGGCGGGGGCCATCCGGTGGGGCGATGAGGTGTGGCTGGACGCGGCGCGCGGGGTGTTCGTCCCGGTCGAGAAGCGACGGATCGGCTTCGTCTTCAAGGACTTCGCCCTTTTCCCCCACATGACCGTCTGGGAAAACATTCGCTACGGCGCCCGGGGCCGTGGCCGGGGGCGCGACCTGCTCGAGATGCTCAGGATTTCGCACCTGGCCGATCGCCGACCCGCCGAGCTCTCGGCGGGCCAGCAGCAGCGGGTCGCGATCGCGCGGGCCATCGCGAGCGAGCCGCGCCTGCTGTTGATGGACGAGCCCTTCTCGTCGCTCGATCCCCCCCTGAAGCGCCACCTGCTCGCGGAGGTCTCGGAGCTGGTGCGTCGCACCGGTATCCCGACCCTGGTGGTCACCCATGACCTGGAAGAGGCGAGCGCCCTGGCCGATGAAATCGCCGTCCTGGCCGGGGGGCGGATCCTTCAGGTGGGCCCGGTGCGGACGGTCATGACCGCGCCGCAAAGCCCCGAGGTCGCGCGCCTGGTGGGCATCCGCAACTGCTTCGAGGGGGGGGACGGAGAACCGGACTGGTGCGTGCGCTCGGATCGCCTGGTCCTGAGCGCGCCCGGCGACGAGGGGGCCGATCGCGTCCTGCTGACGGTGCAGGAGGTGGTCCTCGAGGCGGGGGGGATCCGCATCCAGGGCCGGGCCGCGGGCTTCGACCGGCTCGAGGTGAGGGTGCCCCTCTCCGCGATCGAGGGGCCCGGGCCCGCGATCGGCGATACCCTTGGCCTGCGCATCCCCCCGGAGGCCATCCATCGCTTCGCGCGTTGCCGGGATTGA
- a CDS encoding molybdenum cofactor biosynthesis protein MoaE has translation MLLVTPEAIDPAALERLLSHPAAGGVVTFSGVVRDHNEGREVLFLEYEAYPEMATSQLQDIHRRLAERWRVERVVMVHRTGRLAIGEVAVFVGVAAAHRAEAFDACRFGIDTIKRELPIWKKEHFVGGEVWVEGCCG, from the coding sequence ATGCTCCTCGTGACGCCGGAAGCCATCGACCCCGCGGCGCTGGAGCGCCTGCTTTCCCATCCGGCCGCCGGCGGGGTGGTCACCTTCTCGGGGGTGGTCCGCGACCACAACGAGGGCCGGGAGGTCCTCTTCCTCGAGTACGAGGCCTATCCCGAGATGGCCACCTCGCAGCTCCAGGACATCCACCGGCGACTCGCCGAGCGCTGGCGGGTCGAGCGGGTCGTCATGGTTCACCGCACGGGCCGCCTGGCCATCGGCGAGGTGGCCGTGTTCGTGGGGGTCGCCGCCGCGCACCGGGCCGAGGCCTTCGACGCCTGCCGTTTCGGGATCGACACCATCAAGCGCGAGCTGCCGATCTGGAAGAAAGAGCACTTCGTCGGCGGCGAGGTCTGGGTCGAGGGCTGCTGCGGTTGA
- a CDS encoding MoaD/ThiS family protein — MRFKIRLFAMLREAQGAEHVALDLEEGATIGAVRRAIAEGFPALAVHLPSARFSASCRFVGDDHVPAEGEELALIPPVSGG, encoded by the coding sequence GTGCGCTTCAAAATCAGGCTCTTTGCCATGTTGAGGGAGGCCCAGGGGGCCGAACACGTCGCCCTGGACCTCGAGGAAGGGGCGACCATCGGGGCCGTGCGCCGGGCGATTGCGGAGGGCTTCCCCGCCCTGGCCGTGCACCTTCCGAGCGCGCGCTTTTCCGCTTCCTGTCGCTTCGTGGGCGACGACCACGTGCCGGCCGAAGGCGAGGAGCTTGCCCTCATCCCGCCGGTCAGCGGGGGGTGA
- the modB gene encoding molybdate ABC transporter permease subunit: MQELALTLKLAAVTTVALMVVGVPIAYALAFARGRWKPLLEATVLLPLVMPPTVLGFYLLLAMAKLGPWWEGLFRQRLAFTFTGLVFASVCFSLPFAVQPVQAAFRGIDPRLIEASRTLGASRWRTFWRVVLPASRAGLASAALLTFAHTVGEFGVALMVGGNIPGQTRTVAIALYDMVEAMEYDRAGRTALLLVAFSYAVLFLLARLNRRGRAGWSPS, from the coding sequence ATGCAGGAGCTCGCCCTCACGCTCAAGCTGGCGGCTGTCACGACCGTCGCCCTGATGGTCGTGGGGGTGCCCATCGCCTACGCGCTGGCTTTCGCCAGGGGCCGCTGGAAGCCGCTGCTCGAGGCGACGGTCCTGTTGCCCCTGGTGATGCCGCCGACGGTGCTCGGCTTCTACCTCCTGCTGGCCATGGCGAAGCTCGGCCCCTGGTGGGAGGGCCTCTTCCGCCAGCGCCTGGCCTTCACCTTCACGGGCCTGGTCTTCGCGTCAGTCTGCTTCAGCCTGCCCTTCGCCGTGCAGCCCGTTCAGGCCGCGTTTCGCGGGATCGACCCGCGCCTGATCGAGGCCTCGCGCACCCTCGGCGCCTCGCGGTGGCGCACTTTTTGGCGGGTGGTCCTGCCCGCCAGTCGTGCGGGGCTCGCCTCCGCGGCCCTGCTGACCTTCGCCCACACCGTCGGGGAGTTCGGGGTGGCCCTGATGGTGGGGGGCAACATCCCCGGCCAGACCCGCACCGTCGCCATCGCGCTGTACGACATGGTGGAGGCCATGGAGTACGACCGGGCGGGCCGCACGGCGCTCCTGCTAGTCGCCTTCTCCTACGCGGTGCTCTTCCTGCTCGCCAGGCTCAATCGAAGGGGGAGGGCCGGATGGAGCCCCTCCTGA